The sequence TATCACCACTCTGCTCTTGAGAATTATCTTAACTTGTCTACATTATAGGCATGAATAtacatgtaatttttatttagagtGATGGGATCTTAAAGAAGCTAGTGAAAATCCTTACCTTAATTCAAACCAATGAATATTTAACATTTCCAGCTAACTGACACAGCCAATCACAACACAGAAGCCATAAGTCCGCTCATAGAGAGTCTTAAAGCCATACCACACAATACTCTCACAGTACAGTCACAGAATCTCCTATCACTAACCCTAGAACAACAGCTGGAGTACTTGGAAAACAATCCAGAGTTACCGAGCAAGATAAACACGGAGATTGTCTGTATTGGTACACTGAAGATGCACTCCATTGAGAAGTATTCCGTGAGCTGTGTGGTTGTTGCTACCGAAGATGGCGATGTGATACTGTTGGATCCGCAGACGTTCAGCTTGTTATCCCAGGTCAGTACTTACATGTCTTTGAATGCAATAATCTTCCTAAACTTTACTACTCTGGTACTATAAAAGAAACAAGTacaaaaaattgaatatttttttgagctCCAAAAATAGTGTGATATTGGGTGCTTTCATGAAGAAAGAGCTAATACGAATAACTACTCTTGAAACTAATTTAAAATTGCCCAATGTAGCCACAGTAATTTAAATTGGCATAAATGTTAAAGTAATCACTCAATTTATGCCAATTTAAATTACTGTTAATAAGATAATAGGCAGATAATTCCTATTAATCCATTTTTCAATGTTCCCTGTCTGTCTTTATAACATTGTTTGATTTGTCCAGGCCAAAATCTGTGGGGTAAAGAAAACTCCATATCAGATGATAAGCACTGGGCTCTATTCTGTAGACTACAGAATAACTATAGCTACAAGGTGTGACTTATTGTTATTTCTGTTTAGAAGGCACTTTTGTATGACACTGCTTTCATTTTTTAACTACACACCTTTGCACTGTATTATTGATAcaagttttatcataattactAGGTggtttaaccgacttccctaaAGAAGGAGGTGTCTGCTGTAGTTAGTGGTAATATAGTTATGTAACAATTAGTCCCATTGGACTAtgagagtgcacttgtgtctgcgcaaatgcttgtgcgctatctataatatgttctgcgcagttggctaatctccttatatgagaacagccgccgtgactGACAATCAGCTAGCACGGTATTACTCACCCAAATAAGCGCTTCAAACATTCCTACCACTTTGGCCAACActattaaaggacaatgctattctttgtatggaagttgggctcaagtgttgcccacagtaactgcatagtgtattatgttccataggcttatattaggtcccagaccaaagcatttcgaaatctatcccgggagtcctgagaaaaactggtttgactcttattcaatattacataaaaataagcttgtcttaactattccacttttattaggtaccttaattgaaatgaattatattcattgacaaatacgaggtattgtacacgacaacttttctttaaccaacttccaaaaatggaggaggttcttaattcatttgtaatctttttacgtttgtacgtgcatagctccgtcgtttaccaaccgatttcaacaattattttattgtttgaaagggcttacttcctcaatggttcctttgtcatccggcccagggtctggtgatcgaatctctaaaaaaatcgggagtgactctcgaaaattgtaggactcatatcgagtaaaaccttgtcattcgagtatatgtctcagacaccacaaaactgtaaaggttaagatctgacctgacaatggagacgaaagagagacgagggaactcctcaatggtatctactaactacctcatgttcgagcttattttattcgtcctgataagatttttctagaagatagctcattgcgcaggcgccttgtagatttaaaccgtaaattcaaaaatattgcggtaattgcctttttttcagaaaatcattgtcagttcttattagaatccaacgcttttagaatttatttgaaaatcacagtaaaaaaaataacccattccaacattttccagtactggatcctgacagcgagatcctgaGCATTGAGATTACAGACATATGAGACAATATACAGACATATGagtaagacttatttggcagaaaagtcttatcagattaatttctcgggacccctgggaccgatttcaaaaatattttgatttcttgttaagagtgaattagagaacctattccaaccactcccactactgggcaaatggcataggctttgtaaacagactgttcatgtggaacatttaaaccggttttcctcgggacccctgggactgatttcaaaaatattttaatttcatgttaagagtgaagtaaagaacctatttcaaccactcctactactgggcaaatggcacaggctttATAAAGCGACTGtttatgtggaatattagaaccggtttttcacccggaccccagggaccgatttaaaaaatattttaatttcatgttaaaagtgaagtaaagaacctacttttaccactcccactactgggcaaatgccaaagactttgttaagtgactatctaaggagaacatttgaaccggtttttctcgggacccctgggaccgattttaaaaatattttaatttcatgttaagagtgaagtaaggaacctatttcaatcactcccactactgggcaaatgacacAGGCTTTTTAAAGCGacagttcatgtggaatattagaaccggtttttctacggaccccagggaccgatttcaaaaatatttggttttcatgttaagagtgaagtaaaaaacctattttgaccactcccactactgggcaaataccagagactttgttaagtgactatctaaggagaacatttgaaccggtttttctcgggacccctgggaccgatttcaaaaatattttaattttgtgttaagagtgaagtaaagaacctattccaaccactcctactactgggcaaatggctcaggccttgtaaagtgactcttcatggagaatatttgaaccggttttcctcgggaccccagggagcgatttcaaaaagatttgcattacgtgttcagagtgcactaaggaaccccctggaactactcccattgctgggcaaactatgagcccagaccctggcattgtcctttaatacGATAAACCCATCTATAACAATTTCTCTTCTTCCTAATTTCAGAGAGAAGGCAGTATGCGTGTTAAAAAGAGATTGGCCTGAAGGTCGGATTCTATTCACGACGGATGACCACATCATTGCCATAGAGGTGGTTACGGCTGATAGTAGCGTTATGGTCATATGCGCTGATAATACCATGGCATGTTATAgtaaaaaggtatttttaatcaaatactTATTCTAAAATAGTTgtaaaatagtaaatagttgTTGTTCTCCCActggctgtttcccgcggtttagCGGCCATCCTGAGACTAGTTCTTGCTAAAGACATAAATAATCTCCATTTTCATACAGGCCTCttctttcattattttaattaattcataagtCATCAGCTTCTTCTCAATACAGAGAATAAAGAAGTGTTAATCAGTGCATTTGAGTTTCATCGAAGTTGGTACTTGGTACAACCAACTTATTGTGACAGCGTAAGCATGATATAATAGATAATAGACGTTGCCTAATCCAGAAACCATTTTAAGATATTAGCGGGCCACATTCACACACTTCTGCTCAGAAATTAGTTTAAGGTCTCCAATTTTAGCTAAATCTGTTCCGTCCTAACTTACTCAAACAAACCTTTTCCAATTTCCAGGGCAAGAAGCTATGGTGTTTAACACTAGAACACAGACCGGTCGCCATGACGCTAGTGCCGGTGCTACACCTCGGCGTGACGCTGACGGGCGTCGCGCTGGCGTCGGGCCACGTGCATCTGTACGACGGCAAGGCGAGGCGGGACACTGTGTTTGTTAGAGGTCTGTGGACCGCCATTATGTTGGATGTTAGAAATGTAGGAGCCATGTTATatgattaaaaacataaaataaaatttaatttataaaaatataggtcaCATAAAAGTGAAAGATACTTGTGTAGAGAGGGAGTTAATTTTACTAGTTAGGGAAACGGGGAAAACAGGGAGAGTGGAGGAGAGGGCAAATGGTAGTAAGAAAGATGTAGCTATTTTAACTGGGGAAGCAAATAGAGTATGTAGTAGAGAAGGGGTGAAAGAATAGGGAGACATAAATAGAACATCAAAGATTCTATGTTAACCATACAATCCTTTATTGCTTCTAGTTCGTCTTATCTATTGATATTTCTGCCATTTCAGATGTAGTGTCAGTCATGAAGTTCGGTCAATTAGGACAAGAGGAGCACGTGCTTATCATTATAACTGCCAGTAAGTACCTATGGTACTCCCCTTATAAATTCCTATATGTGCCCCGCTTTGTATACTCCCTCTATatacttactctcttatgtatcttaaatatgttttaattctatattctcccttatgtaccttcCGCCCtgtgtactcctttatgtacttccTAATGTACCTGaattcaattaatttgaatGTATATGAATTTTCAACCATATCGGATAGTATGTGCCCAACCTTTTTTGCGGGGAAGATCTATCCTTGAgcccgccggggctgcgggattgttcaaaagagttaccgcggccctggtacataaaggcctacgaaggaacacgatggatttttatgcccattttcaccaacaaatacttaaatttagGGTTTCTAAGAACATTTATGGAACACTTATTACGAATTTAAGTGTCcttatacttataaatattggggtgcccttattctaagtgacacttagttagagaaacgttaagagattgctggcgaaaacgggcataagtcagtaaaagtctgacactccctcaccgctgctaacccacagcgtgaggggtcatttttgttttttgccaTCGCTAAAAAAAGTCCTCTGAACATTTCAACTTACTATAAAGGAGTGTTTTCCAGGTGGTAACCTAATGCTGAAGATATTGAAGCGTACAGCAGAGTTCAGCGGCGACGGCGCCGGCGTGGAGCTGTCCGGCGCCGCGGCGGGGCACAAGCCCTGGCTCATTCCCAAGAAGTCCAAGCTCTTCCTCGAGCAGGCCGCGCGGGAGAGAGAGAATGCCGGCTGTGAGTTATTTCACACTTTAATGGTGAAGATATTACAGCGTACAGCaagtttcggagggcacgataaattggtggtcTCGGCTGTCATATAAACAGCCGAAAGA is a genomic window of Helicoverpa zea isolate HzStark_Cry1AcR chromosome 6, ilHelZeax1.1, whole genome shotgun sequence containing:
- the LOC124631165 gene encoding Bardet-Biedl syndrome 1 protein homolog, translated to MGSMTRWLDVEVGTDDIDLNTLPQNLALLDLQNDNEFKLLVGDFGRGEDGPKLKVFKGAMQISDTVLPDLPLGVVGFYISESIPRSIPIVAVAYSSCVYMYRNLKPFYKYYLPSTELSMCEMEVWKQLTDTANHNTEAISPLIESLKAIPHNTLTVQSQNLLSLTLEQQLEYLENNPELPSKINTEIVCIGTLKMHSIEKYSVSCVVVATEDGDVILLDPQTFSLLSQAKICGVKKTPYQMISTGLYSVDYRITIATREKAVCVLKRDWPEGRILFTTDDHIIAIEVVTADSSVMVICADNTMACYSKKGKKLWCLTLEHRPVAMTLVPVLHLGVTLTGVALASGHVHLYDGKARRDTVFVRDVVSVMKFGQLGQEEHVLIIITASGNLMLKILKRTAEFSGDGAGVELSGAAAGHKPWLIPKKSKLFLEQAARERENAGLMHETFQHELNRLRLLAAKTLQEAHLKSDNSVGTGRMESLRLTAEVEGLGPVFRVTLIIENNSKETAVIGLAVLFHVHTLNYKVSNPYIKVPLLSPGGKLKFPTKIEEVFDENISPDVLFRPVTGQGGERSLVKVLLLKEGRKTPVLAATVQMPPTDPMMLPFDKMQEIAANDDPNWRIKT